A single genomic interval of Salinarchaeum sp. IM2453 harbors:
- a CDS encoding chemotaxis response regulator protein-glutamate methylesterase, with protein MPSRKPIRALVVDDSHFVRTVVSDILEKQDINVVDTARNGAEAVQKVAELSPDVVTMDVEMPEMGGIEAVDVIMNENPTPILMLSAHTEEGAQTTFDALEKGAIDFYPKPGGEVSTRLSNHEEKLASLVRSVAAAEVSQRSVEHETPEPAKNRTYVNYPTLLMGSSTGGPQVVEHILSSLPGNTDLRILIVQHMPASFTSRFARRLDSACDFDVVEGEDGLRIGGGEAVVAPGDRHLVVDSYARGRLRLRLSDDPPVHSSRPAVDPMMKSAADTITDSLVGVILTGMGKDGAAGIEALKQVGATTIAQDKSTSAVDSMPRHAIETGCVDFVKPDQSIPETILEAISTSDTS; from the coding sequence ATGCCCAGCCGTAAGCCGATTCGAGCCCTTGTCGTTGATGATTCTCATTTTGTCCGCACTGTCGTTAGTGACATCCTCGAAAAACAGGACATCAATGTCGTTGACACTGCTCGTAATGGTGCTGAAGCCGTTCAAAAAGTGGCGGAACTTAGCCCAGATGTTGTCACAATGGATGTCGAAATGCCGGAGATGGGTGGTATTGAGGCCGTTGATGTAATTATGAATGAGAATCCAACCCCTATCTTAATGCTCAGTGCACACACCGAAGAGGGTGCTCAAACGACATTTGATGCCTTGGAAAAAGGTGCTATAGATTTCTATCCAAAACCTGGTGGGGAAGTATCTACTCGACTATCAAATCACGAAGAAAAATTAGCATCTCTTGTCCGCTCTGTCGCTGCTGCAGAGGTTTCGCAGCGATCAGTAGAACATGAGACGCCTGAGCCTGCCAAGAACAGAACTTATGTAAATTATCCTACTCTTTTAATGGGGTCCTCCACGGGAGGCCCACAGGTTGTCGAACACATCCTCTCTTCGTTACCTGGCAATACTGACCTTCGAATCTTGATCGTTCAACATATGCCTGCTTCATTTACTAGCCGGTTTGCTCGGCGGCTTGACAGTGCCTGTGACTTTGATGTTGTTGAAGGAGAAGATGGTCTCCGAATAGGCGGTGGAGAAGCGGTCGTCGCTCCCGGAGATCGGCACTTGGTTGTAGACTCTTATGCAAGGGGTCGATTACGATTACGCCTTTCTGATGACCCACCTGTCCACAGTAGTCGTCCAGCTGTTGATCCAATGATGAAGAGTGCTGCAGATACGATCACTGACTCTCTTGTTGGTGTTATCCTCACCGGAATGGGCAAAGACGGAGCTGCAGGCATTGAAGCACTGAAGCAAGTTGGTGCAACAACAATTGCACAGGACAAATCAACCTCTGCTGTTGATAGTATGCCTCGCCACGCGATCGAGACAGGGTGTGTTGACTTTGTCAAACCAGACCAATCGATACCGGAGACAATCCTTGAGGCAATCAGCACCTCAGATACATCATGA
- a CDS encoding methionine adenosyltransferase, which translates to MTDRNIRVESIDRRAVEDQEIEIVERKGIGHPDSICDGVAEAVSRALSQAYLDRVGQVLHFNTDETQLVAGESVPAFNGGEIHSPIYLLVVGRATQEYNGTKIPAESIALSAAREYLNENIPRLDVGKDVVIDVRFGEGSGDLQQVFGDEGGSIPMANDTSFGVGHAPLSETEQIVLQTEQRLNNEFANKNPALGPDVKVMGKREGDHIDVTIAAAIVDEYISNLEEYKSVVDDIQDFAEQVAEEHTDRSVSVHVNTADNYEEESIYLTVSGTSAEHGDDGSVGRGNRVSGLITPNRSMSMEASSGKNPVNHIGKIYNLLSTEIARAVVADVEGIRDLRVRLLSQIGRPIDDPHVADVHVVTEEGTSIEELENDIIEIVNQQLAGVTSVTEQVINGELSTF; encoded by the coding sequence TCGAGCGGTTGAAGATCAAGAAATTGAAATTGTAGAGCGTAAGGGAATCGGTCATCCAGACTCAATCTGTGACGGCGTTGCTGAAGCAGTCTCTCGTGCACTTTCGCAAGCGTATCTGGACCGAGTTGGACAAGTTCTTCATTTCAATACTGATGAAACGCAATTAGTTGCCGGCGAGTCGGTTCCTGCTTTCAACGGTGGAGAAATTCACTCCCCGATTTATTTACTCGTTGTCGGACGAGCCACTCAAGAGTACAACGGTACCAAGATTCCAGCAGAGTCAATTGCACTCTCGGCTGCTAGGGAATATCTCAATGAAAATATTCCGCGGCTTGATGTCGGCAAGGACGTAGTAATTGATGTTCGGTTTGGCGAAGGTAGTGGCGATCTTCAGCAGGTCTTTGGTGATGAGGGTGGGTCAATTCCAATGGCTAACGACACCAGCTTTGGTGTCGGCCATGCTCCACTCTCCGAAACCGAGCAAATTGTGCTTCAGACTGAGCAGCGACTTAATAACGAATTTGCAAACAAAAACCCAGCTCTTGGACCGGATGTTAAAGTAATGGGTAAGCGCGAAGGCGATCACATTGATGTTACAATTGCTGCGGCAATTGTCGATGAGTACATATCAAATCTTGAAGAGTACAAGTCAGTTGTTGATGATATACAGGACTTTGCTGAGCAGGTTGCAGAAGAACACACTGATCGGAGTGTTTCCGTCCACGTTAATACCGCTGACAATTACGAGGAGGAATCGATATATCTCACTGTCAGTGGCACTTCAGCGGAACACGGAGATGATGGTTCCGTTGGACGAGGCAATCGTGTAAGTGGTCTCATTACTCCTAATCGATCGATGTCAATGGAAGCTTCGTCTGGGAAAAACCCAGTCAACCATATCGGAAAAATCTACAATCTCCTGTCAACCGAGATTGCACGCGCCGTAGTTGCCGATGTAGAGGGCATTCGCGATCTCCGTGTTCGGTTGCTCTCACAGATCGGTCGACCAATAGATGATCCACATGTTGCTGATGTTCATGTTGTCACTGAAGAAGGAACTTCTATCGAAGAGCTTGAGAACGATATCATCGAAATTGTGAATCAACAACTTGCTGGTGTCACCTCAGTCACCGAGCAGGTCATCAACGGTGAACTCTCCACCTTCTAA
- a CDS encoding DUF555 domain-containing protein has translation MSNYLVAMEAAWLVRDVESVDDAIGVAVSEAGKRLNDKDMDYVEVDVGRTDCPACGEPFDSAFIAADTALVGLGLEMKVFNADTQEHAERIAKSEVGGALRDVPLSVVETIEMEDEEDEDSDS, from the coding sequence ATGAGCAACTATCTCGTTGCGATGGAGGCAGCATGGCTGGTTCGAGATGTTGAATCGGTTGACGACGCTATCGGTGTCGCGGTAAGTGAGGCTGGTAAACGGCTTAACGACAAGGACATGGATTATGTCGAAGTTGATGTCGGACGAACAGATTGTCCAGCGTGTGGTGAACCGTTTGACTCCGCATTCATCGCGGCAGATACTGCATTAGTTGGTCTTGGTCTTGAAATGAAGGTTTTCAATGCTGATACACAGGAGCATGCAGAGCGTATCGCGAAAAGTGAAGTCGGCGGTGCGCTTCGAGATGTTCCGCTTTCGGTGGTTGAAACTATTGAGATGGAAGATGAAGAAGACGAAGATTCTGATAGCTAA